The sequence caaaataaaatttagagtaattattaatttatatatattcagtGGTCCTAAGTGTATTCCAAACCCAATCAACCTTTAATTTTGACAAACGCAGATTTATTCTGATCCGGCTTTgagttattaataatttaatatatagtattatatactaattttatatcaatatttatacaattatacCTATCAATGTGGGTGTgtttaaatacaaattttaagttTCAAACCAAGACATCTCTCCAAAGATTTGTTAATCATGGTATATAGGCAAATTATTTCCAttcaactaaaatatttaattatatatatatatatattaaacttttattaattgataatccaaaataacatttaaaaaattcttcAAAAAATAACACTTTAATTGTGGTTTTGAAGGTGCATGTAGTTTTGCACACACACCAACTACACAAACGATGAAAGGTGTATTGGCCAACAtcaaatctcttcttcttcttttttttttttgaatcaaatATCTTCTTTatgttatctttatttttttgtcatcaattaTGTTATCTTTATTTAGCTGAACTTGTTTTAAATGAGACATGAATGTTTGAATCGCTCTAAATCAGATACATGTTTATGAATCGTACGTCTTTCcgttattttctttctttatcatCAATGTTGTTTTACTCTGATCTCTCAATAAGGTATGAGCTTTTGTAATAGTACAAAATAATCATCGTTAAAGAGAGTGTGTCGATGTAAGATATATAGCCCATATGTATCTAAATATCTtctgaattaataaaaatattcacatATGATACAATCATCTAGTACAAATTAAATCCGTACGTGGAACATTTACTGTTCTATAAGTGATCCAAGTCTGAAGCACAGAAAATGGCTTGCATATAATAATGTGTAGATGTATGTATGGTTTAACAGAGTAAGTTGGGGTTCGAAAGtgaattaataatataactGATTTCCGTGTGATCTTAATACTTTTGTGCGCAAAATCTTttctaatatttctttttttttgtttgaaaaatcttttctaatatttcttcaaaaataaatatatatagacatGAATAAACTGTCgaagattttatatatttatgtatatatatacgcaTGGCGTAACAGGATCCATTAGGGTTCTATAATGAACTAGTGCTACTAATTAAAATCGATTTCCTTGCGATCTTACTATATTTGTGAATaatctttttaaatgtttccaCAACTGCAGAAGAATAAAGACAAGGTCTACGCAAGTGGGAATTAATTAATCTTAATTCTTATAATATTGTTATTGaaataagaattttaatttGGACTTTTGCAACTTTACAATTATGGCCATTGGATAATTAAAAAATGCGCACTCCTATCCATTTTGAGAATAATCAAAAGAAAAGGCATTGTCTATATCAATACTCATCCCTCTTTGCACCTGAAGACTTTGGATGAAAACCAAAAAGTAAAACACTTTGGATTTCATTTCGATCGTTTACTCTTCCGATTTTTTgtttaacaaaatcttttttttcagcTACCAACTATTTTCTCCCTATCGTTCAATATTTCATTGAACGTGCAACAAGATCATAGGTTTCTGATACAAAAGTGGCTATCCAGGTCTCTCTTGCTTGGTCTTTGATGGATAACATCAATTTTGAAACCTCAAACGCTTCACAAGGAAGCCGGCTACACTTGCACTCGCAATCACAACCGCCCCAGCTGTTTAATTTACAAGACGTGAATATGAACCATTACAATCAATCATCTCCATGGACCAGCGAGACGTTCTCGGGTTATACTCCATACGATAGCACAGTCAATCAATCTCTCTCCGTGCAATGTTCGTCTTCAAAACCCTGTCATGCCTTGTTTCATCCTTACCATCATCAATCTTCGGATCATCCATCAGTAGACCAATCCCAATCGATGGTTCCTATGCAACTTCTTCAGGATCAATATTTAAAGCCATTATATCAAAAATCATGTGCTAATGATTTCGCCGCAACAAATGCTTCATCATCCTCATACTCTCTTTCTTTTGATGCAAGTCAAGATCCACAAGTATTCCACAAActccaactttttttttctttttttttggccacATGTCCATAAGCTTAATCAAGTTTTGGTCGGGAAAAATGTATTTCGAAAACCTTTTCTCTTATAATCTTTTTTATAACAATGATGTTTCTACTTGATGGTTTTCAGGAACTATGCAGGAGGACCTACAGTACTTCTAATGTAACACAACTTGATTTCTCATCATCACATCACCAAGCTAAGCAAACACATCCAAGATTTTCTTCTCATTCCTTCTCAGCCCATGGAGGCTCCATGGCTCCTAATTGTGGGACGGTTGGGAACAAGACAAGGATAAGGTGGACCCAAGATCTTCATGAGAAGTTCGTGGAATGCGTTAACCGCCTTGGTGGTGCTGATAGTAAGTTAACGAGACTTCGACTTTAGAATTAGAGGAATTAAACAATTAGTTATCAATCAGTTGATCTAGTCACTTTGCTTAAGCATGCATAAAGTTATGATTAGATAGCATTTAGATGTAACAATGATGATTTCATGAGATCAAATGAATCTTATGCGCTATCATATAACACCATATGTGTGGGTTGAAAACTTTATTTTGAAGCAAATATGCGCATTATATGGAAAAATGAATTGATATATGCTTTAAAGATAAAAGTGCCCTTGTTTCTTTGGTGGTACGCTAAAAAGTGTAATAACTGGTGGGAAACTATGCAGAGGCAACACCCAAAGCGATACTGAAGCTGATGGATTCTGAAGGACTCACAATATTTCATGTTAAAAGCCATCTACAGGTTAACTTTActtcttctctctttactttaaaaaaaaaaagaagttttaatTCAATAGTTCTTGGTTAAAATTTCAGAAGTATAGGATTGCGAAATACATCCCTGACTATCAAGAAGGtactataaataaatactatCACTATACATTCGAATGTGATAAAATACATTGATAATTTGGGAATAATGTAAATGAGAATTTTGTTGGTGCAGGCAAGTTTGAGAAGGGATCTTGTTCAAAAGAGCTGTCTCAGCTTGACACAAAAACGTAtgtttttttcccttttttatatgggtaccaaaaataatattttctttattacaaaatatgtagCCCTCTTATTTTCCTCCATATAAGTCCAAAGTTAATGACACAATGGCTTACCGTAGCAATGACAACAACATACGATTAAcattatt is a genomic window of Brassica napus cultivar Da-Ae chromosome A2, Da-Ae, whole genome shotgun sequence containing:
- the LOC106422695 gene encoding myb family transcription factor PHL5 — translated: MDNINFETSNASQGSRLHLHSQSQPPQLFNLQDVNMNHYNQSSPWTSETFSGYTPYDSTVNQSLSVQCSSSKPCHALFHPYHHQSSDHPSVDQSQSMVPMQLLQDQYLKPLYQKSCANDFAATNASSSSYSLSFDASQDPQELCRRTYSTSNVTQLDFSSSHHQAKQTHPRFSSHSFSAHGGSMAPNCGTVGNKTRIRWTQDLHEKFVECVNRLGGADKATPKAILKLMDSEGLTIFHVKSHLQKYRIAKYIPDYQEGKFEKGSCSKELSQLDTKTGVQIKEALQLQLDVQRHLHEQLEIQRNLQLRIEEQGKQLKIMIEQQQKTKECLLLKSPNAEASLSHSASDHSPPPYSIQDAEALMLTTYGDTQFQSKIS